The following is a genomic window from Elusimicrobiota bacterium.
TCTGCGCTTCTTTCGGGGCCGGCGGGGCCCAATCCGCCTGCTTGTCGTAGAGAAGATCATGGAGGTCCCAGAAACGTCCCTGCCGGCCCGCGCATTCGGCGGCCACGGCCGCGGGCCAAGCCGAGAGGTGTTGTTGCAGAGGATAATGCTTGAAGACGAGCCGCGCTTGCTGGCCGTAGATGGACAGCAGGTTCTTCAGAGGCTCGACCGCAAAGCGGCATGCCGGGCACTGCAGATCCGAGAACTCGACGATGACGATGGGGGCCTTGGCCTCTCCCTTCTGCCGATACAAGGGCGCGCCGGGGGCGTAGGGATTCTGGCTCTGGTGGCCGCGCACCGCCTTGACCGAGGCCGCCGACGCCAGCAATACGGCCGAGGCGGCCCAGAGATGGCGGGCGAAAGCGGTGCGCGGGAGCATGGGATCTTCTATTCCGATAATGAAAGCCGGACGGATTTTAGCAAATATGACGGACTTCAGAAAAACGCCAGGAACCGGTCCTCGTATTCCTCGAAAAGGCCGTATTCGCGGAGCTTGCGGCCCAAGAGCTCGACTGCGCCGCGGTCCTGCCGGGCTGCGGCGAAGAGCTGCTCGACCTCCCGGCGCCGGCGGTCAGCCGACAGGCCTTCGGGGTCGAAGAGGCCGCGGCGCTCCAAGTCGCGCACCTGGACCGGGAAGGAGCGGGCCGCATGGTCCAAGGTGAACTTCATGAGGGCCAGGCCCCAGGCCGCGTCAGGGCAGCCGATGACCGCCTCGTCGCCGGCTTCCCGCCGGTCCAGATCAGTGATGATGCGGCCGGCCACGGCCTGCGGTTCGCCGGCCAGAACGCGGGTCCGGAGGTCCTGGTTCTTGAAATTGTACTCCAGGGCGCGCAGCAGGTCCCGATAGGCCGGGGTGAGCCATTGCGCGAACTCCTTGGCCTGGCGGCCGAAGCCCTGGAAGCGCTCCGCGAAGGCGTCGGGCGTGATGATCTTAGGCTTGTCGGAGAGGACCGTGCCCCGGCGCAGGCGGGTCCGGTCCTTGAGGTCCTCGACCGGGGACACCAGGTGGTAGGTCAGGCGCGTGGCCCCGAAGGTCGCCAGCGTGTGGGCCGGGGCGCGCAGGACCTTGACTTCGCCCACGAGCTTGCGGAAGGCTTCGGCGTCCATCTCCTTTAGTATATAATTAAAAGGTGAGAGACGATGATTGGACCGAGGAGTTCCCGGCCGCCATCACGGTCTGCGACGAGCAGGGCGTGATCCTGTCCATGAACCGGGCCGCCGGCGAGGTCTTGCGAAAGAACGGAGGCCGCGCCTTGGTCGGCAAGAGCCTGCTCGACTGCCACCCC
Proteins encoded in this region:
- a CDS encoding thioredoxin domain-containing protein; this translates as MLPRTAFARHLWAASAVLLASAASVKAVRGHQSQNPYAPGAPLYRQKGEAKAPIVIVEFSDLQCPACRFAVEPLKNLLSIYGQQARLVFKHYPLQQHLSAWPAAVAAECAGRQGRFWDLHDLLYDKQADWAPPAPKEAQTKAPPPGSPQDFIPYARSLGLDMTAFSACLKDPTVSTFIEADRKDGDDHWVLSTPTFFINGKRFSGARQLSEGGVPWIDKLLKKK